The DNA region GAGCGGGAAGGTGGTGTTGGCCCAGGCCAGGAGGGCTTCGGTGTCGGCACCCGCCTCGCCTTCGCTCTCGGCATCCAGGTCTGGCTGGTAGTATTCAGCGACCTTGCGGGGAACGGCTTCTTCCAAGACTTCCACGATGAGCTGCCGGGGCTCTTCGGCTTCCAGCACTTCATTGCGGTATTCGTAGACCACGGTCCGCTGCTGGTTCATGACGTCGTCGAAATCGAGGACGCGTTTGCGCATCATGTAGTTGCGCTGCTCGACCCGCTTTTGCGCGGTTTCGACCGATTTGTTCAGCCAGGGGTGGGAGAGTTCCTCCCCTTCATCGACGCCGAAACGCTCCATCATTTTGGTCATGCGCTCGGCGGCCGCGAAGTTGCGCATGAGGTCGTCCTCAAAGGAGATGAAAAAGACGGAGGCGCCAGGATCGCCCTGGCGGGCGCAGCGGCCGCGGAGTTGGCGATCGACGCGCCGGGACTCATGCCGCTCGGTGGCGATGACTCGGAGCCCTCCCAATTCTTCAACGCCTGGACCCAACTTGATGTCCGTTCCACGCCCCGCCATGTTGGTGGAGACGGTGATGGCGCTTTTGAGGCCGGCTCGGGAGACGATTTCGGCTTCCTGGCGGTGGTGTTTGGCGTTCAGGACGGAGTGGGGCAGTTTTTCCCGTTTGAGCATGCGGCCGAGGGTTTCGGAAGATTCCACACTAGCGGTGCCCACCAGGATGGGTTGCCCTTTGGAGTGAGATTCCTTGATGGCTCCCAATACGGCGCTGTATTTTTCGCGCCGGGTTTTGAAGATTTTGTCGTTTTCGTCTTGGCGCTGATTGGGGCGATTGGTGGGGACGACGAGGACGTCCATGCCATAGATGTCGTGGAATTCGGAGGCCTCGGTTTCCGCGGTCCCCGTCATCCCGGCCAGCTTTTCATACATCCGGAAGTAGTTTTGGATGGTGACGGTGGCGAAGGTCTGGGTTTCGCCCTCGATCTTGACGCCTTCCTTGGCCTCGACCGCTTGGTGCAAGCCGTCCGACCAGCGACGACCAGGCATTTTCCGCCCGGTGCTGGGATCGACGATCATGACTTTCCCGTCTTCGACCACGTAATCCACATCCTTTTCGTAGATGCAGTAAGCGCGCAGCAATTGGCTGATGTTGTTGATGCGCTCGGCTTGGAAGTCCATTTTCCGCTGGAGCTCGTCTTTCTTTTGGACTTTTTCCTGGGCGGTGAGGGCGGCGTCCCCGTCGATGACGGCGAAGGAGTCGGCCAGATCCGGCAAGGTGAAGGCTTCTGGGTCTTCCGGGTTGAGGAAGGTGCGGCCTTTTTCGGTGAGGTCGGCGTCGTGCGCCTTTTCATCCATGGCGAAGAAGAGATCTTCTTTCAGCCCGTAGAGTTGCTTCTTCTGGGGGTCCTGGTAGAGTTCGAGTTCGGCTTTTTCCATGGCCGAGCGCAGAAGCGGGTCTTCCATGGCGCGGAGGAACCCGCGGTTGCGAGGCTGCCCGCTTTTGACTTGGAAGAGCTTGCGGCCGGCTTCGCCCAGGTCTTCTTCCTGGGCGGCTTTTTTCGCCTCGGTCACGAGGCCATTGCAGAAGACGGTCTGCTTTTTTACGATCTGGTCCACGAGGGGCTTGAAGCGATCAAATTGGTGAGAGCCGACGGTGGAGGGCCCGCTGATGATGAGGGGCGTGCGGGCTTCGTCGATGAGGATGGAATCGACTTCATCAATGATGGAGAAGAAGTGTTCGCGCTGCACCTGATATTGCTTGGACGGCGCCATGCCGTTGTCCCGCAGGTAGTCGAAGCCAAACTCGCTCGCGGTGCCGTAGGTGATGTCGCACTGGTAGGCCTCCCGCCGCTGGTCTGGCGGCATTTGGTTTTGGATGACGCCGACTTCCAAGCCGAGGAACTTGAACAGATAGCCCATCCATTCGCTGTCCCGGCGGGCGAGGTAATCATTGACGGTGACGACGTGCACGCCCTTGCCGGTCAGGGCATTCAAGTAGGTGGGAAGGGTGGCCACGAGGGTCTTGCCCTCCCCCGTCTGCATCTCGGTGATCATGCCTTCGTGCAAGGCCATGCCGCCCAAGAGCTGGACATCGAAGTGAACCATTTCCCACTTGACCGGGTGGTCGCTGACCTTCCACTCCTGGCCGCAGAGGCGGCGGGCGGCGTTTTTGACGACCGCGAAGGCTTCGGGCAGGGCTTCGCCCAAGAGATCTTTGATGGTGTCGGGAAATTGCTCGCTCGCTTCGGTGAATTCGGTCTTGGCTTGCAAGAGCGCTTCGATGAGCTCGTCTTTGGCGGCGGCGGGGTCGACCGAAGAAGAGAGAGAAGGGTAGAACTCACGCAGGCCCTCCATCTTGGTGGCGACTGCTTGCCCCAATTCCTTGAGGGGCGCGTCTTCCCATTTCTCCAGCTTTTCGCGAATGGGGATCTGGGGGTCGTGAAAGAGGGCGAATTTCTCCTGCCAAGCCTTGGTGAATTCCTTCAGCACAGAGTCGGGCTGCTCTTGCAGAGTTTCCTCGATTTCATTGATCCGGAGGACTTTGGGCCAGAGCTTTTTGATGGTGCGTTGGTTGCGTGAGCCAACGATTTTTTTCAGGATCCACTGAATCATGGGAAACGGGTCAGACTGAGCGTTGCAGGTAGAGGTGAGGGGAGGGAACTTGGGGCAATCGCCTACTGGCGCAAGGAGCAATCCCGACCTGAAAGGAGCGCCCTCGTGAGCAAGAATTCCCTGGAAAACCTAGGCCGTGAGGGGGGCCGTGGCCGCCCGATGGCGCCGCAAGAACTCCGAGGCCAGACTGCGGTAGGCGGCCGCGCCGGCGCTGGTGGAGTCGTGCTCAATGATGGAGAGCCCGTGACTGGGGGCCTCGCCCAAGCGGATGGAGCGGGGGATGAAGGTGTCGTAGAGTTGCTCCGGAAAGTGGGTCCGGACTTCGTCCATGACTTGCCGCCCGAGGTTGGTGCGGTTGTCCAACATGGTCATGAAGATGCCTTCGAGAATGAGGTCTGGGTTGGCCCCGGATTGGCGGATTTCTTCGCTGACGTGGACGATCTTGGCCAAGCCCTCGAGTCCAAAGAACTCTGCTTGGAGAGGGATGAGCAGTTCATCGGCCGCCGCTAGCGCGGAGGTCATGAGGATGCCGAGCGAGGGGGGGCAATCCAGGAGGACAAAATCGAAGGCAGCCTTCTCCCGCATGGGTTGCAGGATTTCGCGGAGCCGTGTCAGGTGATTGGACATCCGCGCGACTTCGATTTCGGAACCCGAGAGGTCCAGCTCGGAGGGGATGATGGAGAGGTGCGGGAAACGGGTAGCAAGGATGAGGGATTCCACGTCTCCGTCGGCCACTAGGGGACCGTAGAGACTACGGGCCTCGCCGGTATCGAGACCCAAGCCACTGGTGGCATTGGCTTGCGGGTCGAGATCGATCAGCAGGACGCTTTTTTCCAATTCGGCTAGGCAGACCGAGAGATTCATCGCTGTGGTGGTCTTGCCGACTCCTCCTTTTTGGTTGGCGATGGCGACGATCTTCATGGTGGAGGAGAAAGCTTGAACCTGCTCGGCACCGGACCAAAGTCGAGCGGAAATTCCCATGGAGGAGATCGACGAGAAATGGCTCCAAGAGATTGGCGGATGGCCGGTTTTCAAGGAGGCGAGGACGCTGGTGGAGCAGGGGCGCGTGCGGGTGGCCTCCCGAGAAGGGCGCGTCTACCGCGGGCAAATCGAGGTCGGCGGCAAGCCGCGACGGGCCGGCCTGAGGGTGAATTCCCGGACCGATGTGGACAATCTCTGCCCCTGTCCCGAGAGCCGCCGCTATGGGAAGATTT from Verrucomicrobiota bacterium includes:
- the secA gene encoding preprotein translocase subunit SecA, which gives rise to MIQWILKKIVGSRNQRTIKKLWPKVLRINEIEETLQEQPDSVLKEFTKAWQEKFALFHDPQIPIREKLEKWEDAPLKELGQAVATKMEGLREFYPSLSSSVDPAAAKDELIEALLQAKTEFTEASEQFPDTIKDLLGEALPEAFAVVKNAARRLCGQEWKVSDHPVKWEMVHFDVQLLGGMALHEGMITEMQTGEGKTLVATLPTYLNALTGKGVHVVTVNDYLARRDSEWMGYLFKFLGLEVGVIQNQMPPDQRREAYQCDITYGTASEFGFDYLRDNGMAPSKQYQVQREHFFSIIDEVDSILIDEARTPLIISGPSTVGSHQFDRFKPLVDQIVKKQTVFCNGLVTEAKKAAQEEDLGEAGRKLFQVKSGQPRNRGFLRAMEDPLLRSAMEKAELELYQDPQKKQLYGLKEDLFFAMDEKAHDADLTEKGRTFLNPEDPEAFTLPDLADSFAVIDGDAALTAQEKVQKKDELQRKMDFQAERINNISQLLRAYCIYEKDVDYVVEDGKVMIVDPSTGRKMPGRRWSDGLHQAVEAKEGVKIEGETQTFATVTIQNYFRMYEKLAGMTGTAETEASEFHDIYGMDVLVVPTNRPNQRQDENDKIFKTRREKYSAVLGAIKESHSKGQPILVGTASVESSETLGRMLKREKLPHSVLNAKHHRQEAEIVSRAGLKSAITVSTNMAGRGTDIKLGPGVEELGGLRVIATERHESRRVDRQLRGRCARQGDPGASVFFISFEDDLMRNFAAAERMTKMMERFGVDEGEELSHPWLNKSVETAQKRVEQRNYMMRKRVLDFDDVMNQQRTVVYEYRNEVLEAEEPRQLIVEVLEEAVPRKVAEYYQPDLDAESEGEAGADTEALLAWANTTFPLGLKKDDAQLESRDEEGNARYLIDEILKLYQLNVEHKDPELVEDFERRVILEAIDRLWQEHLYNMDALREGVYLRAQGQKDPLVEYKHEAYAIFVDLMDHIKEAALQNLFRGMARLMEIQQMLKLSRQQRSQGGVEAGLNQFRLKGAGQTPEAALASGGGAQAAENEGPKITIPVKRDVPKVGRNEPCPCGSGKKYKQCCGRHA
- a CDS encoding ParA family protein, which produces MKIVAIANQKGGVGKTTTAMNLSVCLAELEKSVLLIDLDPQANATSGLGLDTGEARSLYGPLVADGDVESLILATRFPHLSIIPSELDLSGSEIEVARMSNHLTRLREILQPMREKAAFDFVLLDCPPSLGILMTSALAAADELLIPLQAEFFGLEGLAKIVHVSEEIRQSGANPDLILEGIFMTMLDNRTNLGRQVMDEVRTHFPEQLYDTFIPRSIRLGEAPSHGLSIIEHDSTSAGAAAYRSLASEFLRRHRAATAPLTA